A window of Kiritimatiellia bacterium contains these coding sequences:
- the mscL gene encoding large-conductance mechanosensitive channel protein MscL, whose amino-acid sequence MIKEFKEFAVKGNMIDMAVGIIIGGAFGKIVSSLVSDVLMPPLGMLMGGVDFSDKVITLKEAVGEAPAVQLKYGLFINTAIDFVIVALAVFMMVKAINKLKKKEEAKPAPAPVISDEVKLLTEIRDALKSR is encoded by the coding sequence ATGATCAAGGAGTTCAAGGAATTCGCGGTCAAGGGCAACATGATCGACATGGCCGTCGGCATCATCATCGGCGGGGCGTTCGGCAAGATCGTCTCCTCGCTGGTCAGCGACGTGCTGATGCCTCCGCTGGGCATGCTGATGGGCGGGGTGGACTTTTCCGACAAGGTGATCACCTTGAAAGAGGCCGTCGGCGAGGCCCCGGCCGTCCAGCTCAAGTACGGCTTGTTCATCAACACGGCGATCGATTTCGTCATCGTGGCCCTCGCGGTCTTCATGATGGTCAAGGCGATCAACAAGCTCAAGAAGAAGGAAGAGGCCAAGCCGGCCCCGGCGCCCGTGATCTCGGACGAGGTGAAGCTGCTCACGGAAATCCGCGACGCGCTGAAAAGCCGTTGA
- a CDS encoding glycosyltransferase, with the protein MGRRLSILIVAFNEARNLPRLHAAIARLRRPPGMDIETVVVDGGSRDGTVEAARALGFDRVIEAPGASIPACRNRALKESAGDWVAFLDADCEPAADWLERAAPFLEQEARVVLGWPVEPPEPMTWVQAAWHFHWQHKNRVVEDSPGGPVVRREAFRLITTRNMYLARSAADQLNGFDERLATGEDTDFAFRAYLAGLPVLGVPALRVMHHGEPATLKDFYRQQLWHANRLSYARISGSGQAAGGNAPRFARLFAAALLLLALAVPAGLFWHPAGWLLALPLPILVAGPAAWTCRKGGRFRPFLPLCALYLAYGLARALDLAGLHRRKNSWKSAR; encoded by the coding sequence ATGGGCCGGCGGCTTTCCATTCTCATCGTGGCCTTCAACGAGGCGCGGAACCTGCCGCGGCTCCACGCCGCCATCGCCCGGCTGCGAAGGCCCCCGGGCATGGACATCGAGACCGTGGTGGTGGACGGGGGCAGCCGGGATGGGACCGTGGAGGCCGCGCGGGCGTTGGGATTCGACCGCGTGATCGAGGCGCCCGGGGCCAGCATCCCCGCCTGCCGGAACCGCGCCTTGAAGGAGTCCGCGGGCGATTGGGTCGCGTTCCTGGATGCCGACTGCGAGCCGGCGGCGGACTGGCTGGAGCGGGCGGCGCCGTTCCTGGAGCAGGAAGCGCGGGTCGTCCTGGGCTGGCCCGTCGAGCCGCCGGAACCGATGACGTGGGTGCAGGCCGCCTGGCACTTTCACTGGCAGCACAAGAACCGGGTCGTCGAGGATTCGCCCGGGGGGCCCGTGGTACGGCGCGAGGCGTTCCGCCTGATCACGACACGCAACATGTACCTGGCCCGGAGCGCGGCGGATCAGCTCAACGGCTTCGACGAGCGGCTGGCCACGGGCGAGGACACCGACTTCGCCTTCCGGGCCTACCTGGCGGGCCTCCCGGTGCTGGGCGTGCCGGCCCTGCGGGTGATGCATCACGGGGAGCCGGCCACGCTGAAGGATTTCTATCGCCAGCAGCTCTGGCATGCCAATCGTTTGAGCTACGCCCGGATTTCGGGGAGCGGGCAAGCGGCCGGCGGAAATGCGCCGCGTTTCGCGCGCCTGTTCGCGGCGGCCCTCCTGCTGCTGGCGCTCGCGGTTCCGGCCGGACTCTTCTGGCATCCGGCCGGCTGGCTCCTGGCCCTGCCGCTGCCGATCCTGGTCGCCGGTCCGGCGGCCTGGACCTGCCGCAAGGGCGGCCGCTTCCGCCCTTTCCTTCCCCTCTGCGCCCTCTACCTCGCCTATGGCCTGGCCCGCGCCCTCGACCTGGCCGGCCTGCACCGCCGGAAGAACAGTTGGAAGAGCGCCCGCTGA
- a CDS encoding nucleotidyltransferase family protein: MAGMKHVGMVLAAGASSRMGRPKALLPADGGKPLAAVQAALLRAGGCGRVVIVLGSEFDRIAPALAGEEVVRNPDWEQGRFTSVQAGLRALDDFDGCVILPVDAVGLRAETVRAVLACASDGAAHAVRPTWRGQDGKLLWVSRALADEMQRAPPGDRRLDDLVRQRAERIPVEDPRLLRNVNTPEDL, translated from the coding sequence ATGGCGGGCATGAAACACGTCGGCATGGTGTTGGCGGCGGGCGCGTCGTCCCGGATGGGCCGGCCGAAAGCCCTGCTCCCGGCGGACGGCGGGAAACCGCTCGCCGCCGTCCAGGCCGCCCTGCTGCGCGCCGGCGGCTGCGGCCGCGTGGTCATTGTGCTGGGCTCGGAATTCGACCGGATCGCCCCGGCGCTGGCGGGCGAGGAGGTGGTCCGGAATCCGGACTGGGAGCAGGGCCGCTTCACCTCCGTCCAGGCCGGGCTCCGCGCGCTGGATGATTTCGACGGTTGCGTCATCCTGCCCGTGGATGCCGTGGGGCTGCGCGCCGAAACCGTCCGCGCCGTCCTGGCGTGCGCGAGCGACGGGGCCGCGCACGCCGTCCGCCCGACCTGGCGCGGGCAGGACGGCAAGCTGCTGTGGGTCTCCCGCGCGCTGGCGGACGAAATGCAGCGCGCTCCGCCGGGCGACCGGCGGCTTGACGACCTGGTGCGGCAGCGCGCGGAGCGAATCCCTGTGGAAGATCCGAGGCTGTTGCGCAATGTGAACACGCCGGAGGACTTGTAG